The following coding sequences are from one Pseudonocardia sp. EC080619-01 window:
- a CDS encoding IclR family transcriptional regulator, whose amino-acid sequence MPSHRGDYTIESLARGLRVLTAFGPARPEMSLQDIADHVDVSKAGALRLGHTLCEAGFLVRVGDGRGYRLGPTAITVGLATTATMALPEVAEPLLVELRDVTGETAQLAVPHGTDAVIVGRVPSRQFPPNPVYIGHRVPIHAGSLGRAMLAAAPAGTCDEVLARSELPALTPRTATTPEAIRSDLDRTRRRGWALNDQQTTVEHRSLAAAIRVPSGAPVGAVNITVSASRVGARVLARTHAAAVVHVAARISELLPEDFAGRTDVA is encoded by the coding sequence ATGCCGTCGCACCGTGGCGACTACACCATCGAGTCACTCGCGCGTGGGCTCCGCGTGCTCACCGCGTTCGGACCGGCACGACCGGAGATGTCGTTGCAGGACATCGCCGACCACGTCGACGTCAGCAAGGCCGGTGCGCTGCGGCTGGGCCACACCTTGTGCGAGGCGGGGTTCCTGGTCCGCGTCGGTGACGGGCGCGGCTACCGCCTCGGCCCCACGGCCATCACCGTCGGGCTCGCGACGACGGCGACGATGGCCCTGCCCGAGGTCGCCGAACCGCTGCTCGTGGAGCTGCGGGACGTCACGGGGGAGACCGCGCAGCTCGCCGTCCCGCACGGGACCGACGCGGTCATCGTCGGGCGCGTCCCCTCCCGCCAGTTCCCCCCGAACCCGGTCTACATCGGTCACCGGGTGCCGATCCACGCCGGTTCGCTGGGCCGGGCCATGCTCGCCGCCGCCCCGGCCGGGACGTGCGACGAGGTGCTCGCCCGGTCCGAGCTCCCCGCCCTGACGCCGCGCACCGCCACCACCCCCGAGGCGATCCGGAGCGACCTGGACCGGACCCGGCGCCGGGGCTGGGCGCTCAACGACCAGCAGACGACGGTCGAGCACCGGTCGCTGGCCGCCGCGATCCGCGTCCCCTCCGGAGCGCCCGTCGGCGCCGTCAACATCACCGTGTCCGCGTCGCGGGTCGGCGCCCGCGTCCTGGCCCGCACCCACGCGGCCGCCGTCGTGCACGTCGCGGCGCGGATCTCCGAACTGCTGCCGGAGGACTTCGCCGGCCGCACCGACGTCGCCTGA
- a CDS encoding alpha/beta hydrolase encodes MSRHLDPDAARLLARRNGPPLHTLTPEQARSTRSARTPADRDDDVGTVEELTLPLSGRAPAARRYLPGGAAPPGTVVFFHGGGFVTGDLDSHDRQARMLCTRTGWAVVSIDYRLAPEHPFPAAVDDAVESVARIARDAGPVAVAGSSAGGNLAAGAARALAGTPGAPVAQLLVQPLLTDDPGLPARRDNAAAPGLDDATLRWYLRHYLGPRPGARRDPRFDLLAEPPPDGLAPAVVAVGGVDPLRDDGWSYARALATAGVEVVLHDHPRLPHGLWGMAGDVPAADRAAAAFCDAFTRLLHRSTDTEEH; translated from the coding sequence GTGAGCCGACACCTCGATCCGGACGCCGCCCGGTTGCTGGCGCGCCGCAACGGGCCGCCGCTGCACACCCTGACCCCCGAGCAGGCGCGATCGACCCGGTCGGCACGGACCCCCGCCGACCGGGACGACGACGTCGGCACGGTCGAGGAGCTCACGCTCCCGCTGTCCGGCCGCGCACCGGCCGCGCGCCGCTACCTGCCCGGGGGCGCGGCGCCGCCCGGGACGGTCGTCTTCTTCCACGGTGGCGGGTTCGTCACCGGTGATCTCGACAGCCACGACCGTCAGGCGCGCATGCTCTGCACCCGCACCGGGTGGGCGGTGGTCTCGATCGACTACCGCCTCGCCCCCGAGCACCCGTTCCCCGCCGCCGTCGACGACGCCGTCGAGTCCGTCGCGCGGATCGCACGGGACGCGGGGCCGGTCGCCGTCGCGGGCAGCAGCGCCGGGGGCAACCTCGCCGCGGGCGCCGCCCGCGCCCTGGCGGGCACGCCCGGGGCCCCGGTGGCCCAGCTGCTCGTCCAGCCCCTGCTCACCGACGATCCCGGCCTGCCGGCCCGCCGGGACAACGCCGCCGCACCCGGCCTGGACGACGCCACCCTCCGCTGGTACCTCCGGCACTACCTGGGACCGCGTCCCGGCGCCCGGCGCGACCCGCGCTTCGACCTGCTGGCCGAACCCCCGCCGGACGGTCTCGCACCCGCGGTCGTCGCCGTCGGCGGTGTCGACCCCCTCCGCGACGACGGATGGTCCTACGCCCGCGCGCTCGCGACGGCGGGCGTCGAGGTCGTGCTGCACGACCACCCGCGACTGCCCCATGGTCTCTGGGGCATGGCCGGCGACGTCCCGGCGGCCGACCGGGCCGCGGCCGCCTTCTGCGACGCCTTCACCCGGCTCCTGCACCGTTCCACCGACACCGAGGAACACTGA
- a CDS encoding EthD domain-containing protein, giving the protein MIVLVSLLRRLPELTAAQFTAHHREHHAPLFASVDEVRRLVRRYTVESPAAVGDLAAPQVDAVVRQWFDDVEAIHELLASDGYRTVVLPDERRFIDHASSTFYVTTELDVPITP; this is encoded by the coding sequence ATGATCGTCCTGGTCAGCCTGCTCCGGCGCCTGCCGGAGCTCACCGCGGCGCAGTTCACCGCGCACCACCGCGAGCACCATGCGCCGCTGTTCGCGTCCGTGGACGAGGTGCGCCGGCTCGTGCGCCGGTACACCGTGGAGTCCCCGGCCGCGGTCGGGGACCTCGCAGCTCCGCAGGTCGACGCCGTCGTCCGGCAGTGGTTCGACGACGTCGAGGCGATCCACGAGCTGCTCGCCTCCGACGGGTACCGGACCGTGGTGCTGCCGGACGAACGACGCTTCATCGACCACGCCTCCAGCACCTTCTACGTGACCACGGAGCTGGACGTGCCGATCACACCCTGA
- a CDS encoding DUF6114 domain-containing protein, which translates to MAGRTPVPGMFRRATRGTALRGRPVAAVVLLAVSGAAVLLLPSSRLTVLVAPGAGGLTGLLVGVLLLGCAVTLVVSPRHTVPCGVAGLLLAVASLLTPSLGGLLLGTACGLVGGSLAVAWEPRDR; encoded by the coding sequence ATGGCGGGACGCACCCCGGTGCCCGGGATGTTCCGGCGCGCCACCCGGGGCACGGCTCTGCGCGGGCGGCCGGTGGCGGCGGTGGTGTTGCTGGCCGTCTCCGGGGCGGCAGTGCTCCTGCTCCCTTCGAGCCGGCTGACGGTGCTCGTGGCCCCCGGCGCCGGAGGACTGACCGGACTCCTGGTCGGCGTACTGCTCCTCGGCTGCGCTGTCACCCTCGTGGTGAGCCCGCGGCACACTGTGCCGTGCGGGGTGGCCGGCCTGCTGCTGGCGGTGGCGTCGCTGCTCACCCCGAGCCTCGGCGGTCTTCTGCTCGGGACGGCGTGTGGGCTCGTGGGCGGCTCGCTGGCGGTGGCCTGGGAACCTCGGGATCGCTGA